The Nerophis ophidion isolate RoL-2023_Sa linkage group LG09, RoL_Noph_v1.0, whole genome shotgun sequence genome contains a region encoding:
- the LOC133559291 gene encoding 3-hydroxyanthranilate 3,4-dioxygenase-like isoform X2 translates to MSNSHLLVNVEEWIAKNQNAFLPPVCNKLMHFSQLIIMFVGGPNTRKDYHIEEGEELFYQLKGDMCLKVFENGKNKDVHIKEGEMFLLPARIPHSPQRQADTVGLVVERRRLLTETDCLRYYVDNTTDILFEKWFYCQNLGTQLVPIIQEFMASKQCKTGKPDPNEEFRDPPFLMNNMNVMSPFCFKSWLDKHKPFLTNGNPINMFGALFETEVTLFGAGLTESSLPQSDMWIWQLEGSSRVTMNEQEFTLSAGNSLLIPEHNQYHWQRDEETAALVVVQNPERKRP, encoded by the exons ATGAGCAATAGTCATCTTCTTGTGAACGTGGAGGAGTGGATAGCAAAGAATCAGAATGCTTTCCTGCCGCCAGTGTGCAACAAGCTCAT GCACTTTTCCCAGTtgattattatgtttgttggggGACCAAACACTAGGAAAGATTACCATATAGAAGAAGGCGAGGAG cTATTCTACCAGTTGAAAGGAGACATGTGTCTGAAGgtgtttgaaaatggaaaaaacaagGATGTGCATATCAAGGAGGGAGAG ATGTTTCTGCTGCCTGCTCGGATCCCGCATTCCCCACAGAGACAAGCCGACACTGTGGGACTCGTGGTGGAGCGGAGGCGACTGCTCACTGAAACTGACTGCCTCAG GTACTACGTAGACAACACGACGGACATCCTGTTTGAGAAATGGTTCTACTGCCAAAATCTTGGAACCCAACTGGTGCCAATCATCCAAGA GTTCATGGCATCAAAGCAGTGCAAGACAGGAAAACCAGATCCCA ACGAAGAGTTCAGAGACCCTCCATTCCTGATGAACAACATGAATGTGATGTCACCCTTCTGCTTTAAGTCTTGGCTGGATAAACATAAACCCTTCCTGACCAACGGCAACCCAATAAACATGTTCGGGGCACTGTTTGAGACAGAG GTAACCCTGTTTGGAGCCGGTTTGACTGAGTCATCTTTACCGCAAAGTGACATGTGGATTTGGCAGCTG GAAGGATCTTCAAGAGTAACCATGAATGAGCAGGAGTTTACTCTCTCTGCGGGAAATAGTTTACTGATTCCTGAGCACAACCA GTACCACTGGCAGAGAGATGAGGAGACTGCAGCACTGGTTGTGGTGCAAAACCCTGAGCGTAAAAGACCCTGA
- the LOC133559291 gene encoding 3-hydroxyanthranilate 3,4-dioxygenase-like isoform X1 — MSNSHLLVNVEEWIAKNQNAFLPPVCNKLMHFSQLIIMFVGGPNTRKDYHIEEGEELFYQLKGDMCLKVFENGKNKDVHIKEGEMFLLPARIPHSPQRQADTVGLVVERRRLLTETDCLRYYVDNTTDILFEKWFYCQNLGTQLVPIIQEFMASKQCKTGKPDPSADEEFRDPPFLMNNMNVMSPFCFKSWLDKHKPFLTNGNPINMFGALFETEVTLFGAGLTESSLPQSDMWIWQLEGSSRVTMNEQEFTLSAGNSLLIPEHNQYHWQRDEETAALVVVQNPERKRP, encoded by the exons ATGAGCAATAGTCATCTTCTTGTGAACGTGGAGGAGTGGATAGCAAAGAATCAGAATGCTTTCCTGCCGCCAGTGTGCAACAAGCTCAT GCACTTTTCCCAGTtgattattatgtttgttggggGACCAAACACTAGGAAAGATTACCATATAGAAGAAGGCGAGGAG cTATTCTACCAGTTGAAAGGAGACATGTGTCTGAAGgtgtttgaaaatggaaaaaacaagGATGTGCATATCAAGGAGGGAGAG ATGTTTCTGCTGCCTGCTCGGATCCCGCATTCCCCACAGAGACAAGCCGACACTGTGGGACTCGTGGTGGAGCGGAGGCGACTGCTCACTGAAACTGACTGCCTCAG GTACTACGTAGACAACACGACGGACATCCTGTTTGAGAAATGGTTCTACTGCCAAAATCTTGGAACCCAACTGGTGCCAATCATCCAAGA GTTCATGGCATCAAAGCAGTGCAAGACAGGAAAACCAGATCCCA gcgCAGACGAAGAGTTCAGAGACCCTCCATTCCTGATGAACAACATGAATGTGATGTCACCCTTCTGCTTTAAGTCTTGGCTGGATAAACATAAACCCTTCCTGACCAACGGCAACCCAATAAACATGTTCGGGGCACTGTTTGAGACAGAG GTAACCCTGTTTGGAGCCGGTTTGACTGAGTCATCTTTACCGCAAAGTGACATGTGGATTTGGCAGCTG GAAGGATCTTCAAGAGTAACCATGAATGAGCAGGAGTTTACTCTCTCTGCGGGAAATAGTTTACTGATTCCTGAGCACAACCA GTACCACTGGCAGAGAGATGAGGAGACTGCAGCACTGGTTGTGGTGCAAAACCCTGAGCGTAAAAGACCCTGA